Below is a window of Bacillota bacterium DNA.
ACCAGCACCATGTTCCAGGCCTTGAGCAGCCCGCGGCGCTCCTGGACCAGCGCCGAGTGGATGAAGGCCGTGCCCACCAGCCAGGGCATCAGCGCCGCGTTCTCCACCGGATCCCAGCCCCAGTAGCCGCCCCAGCCCAGCACGTGGTAGGACCACCAGGCGCCCAGCAGCAGGCCCAGGCCCAGGATGCCCCAGGCCAGCAGGGCCCAGCGCCGCGTCAGCCGGATCCAGCGGGCGCCGGGCTCGCGCAGCGCCAGCGCCGACACCCCGAAGGCGAAGGGGACGGTGAAACCGACGAAGCCGGTGTAAAGGGCGACAGGATGCATCAGCATGGCCGGATCGCGCAGCAGCGGACTCAGCCCCTGCCCGTCGGGCGGGATCTGCCCGGCGGGGAGGAGCGCGAAGGGGTCGGCCACGAAGGCGACCAGAAAGGCGAAGAAGAGCTCGGTGACGCCCATCACCGCCAGCGCCAACGGCGCCGTCCGCTCGCGCGAGCGCCAGGCGATGAAGGCGGCGTAGCTGGACAGGATGGTCAGCCAGAAGAGGAGCGAGCCCTCCTGGCCGCCCCAGAGCGCGCCCACCTTGTAGATGGCGGGCAGGTCCCGGCTGGAGTGGGCCGTCACATAGGCGAAGGCGAAGTTGTTGGTCAGGAGGAGCCCCACCAGGCCGGCGGCGCTGATGAGCGCCAGTCCGGCGGTCGTCACCAGCGCCAGCCGCCCGGCGCGGATCTCGCGCCGGGCCAGCGGGTCGCCGGGGCCGCCCCGTCCCTCGCGGCGCCGCACGCCGTCCGCCAGCAGGGCCACCGCCGCCAGCGCCAGCAGGAAGAGGAGCAGGAGCGAACTGTGCCCGAAGACGGCCATGAGGCGGGTGACGGTGTCGATCAAGTCGCTGCCTCCTCCGCGGGCGCTCACCTTTGCAAAGTGCCCTGTGGCGATTATACGGAATCCTTCCGGCGCCGCCGACCGCCTCCCCGCCGCCGCCCCCGACGGCCGAGCCGAGGCCCGGGCCCAGACCGGGACGTCCCGGGCCGCTCAGACGTCAAGGTAGAGGCGCACCCGCCAGCGGCCGTCCGGCGCCTCGCGGCCGGCGAGCAGACGGTGGCGTGTGGCCGCCTTCACCTCGCCGCGGAAGCCCATGCGCCCCGGCTCCAGCGGCACGCCCTCCAGGCGCGCCGCCAGGCGCCATGGCGCCTCCCCCTCGCCCGGCGTCACCTCCAGGCGCCAGCGGGCGGGGACGAAGGAGCGCGTCTGGACCAGGTAGAGCAGCTCGTCCACCCAGCGGACCACCAGCCCCTCCAGGTCGGGCGCCTCCAGCTGGAGCGCGCGCTCCCCGCGCCCGCGGCGCGGGCGGTGCGGCGGCCTTTCCAGGAGGAGCGCCAGCGTCGCCTCGCCCAGCGCGGCGAAGAGCGAGGGCAGGTCCCCCGCCTCCACCTCCAGCCCCACGTCGGCGGTATGCTCGAGCCACCTCCAGCCGCTCGGCAGCCCCGCCACCCCCCGACGTTCAGCCCTTGACCACGAGGAGGGGGCGGAGGCGGGCCACCTTCCTTGCCAGGCCGGCGGCGGCCACCACCTCCACCACCTCGTCGACGTCCTTGTAGGCCTCCGGGATCTCCTCCTCCACCGTTGCCCGGCTGGCGGCGCGGACCAGCACACCCCCGGCCGCCAGCTCCCGCAGGGGGTTCCGCCGGCGGGCCGCCTGGCGGGCACGGTGGCGGCTCCAGCGCCGGCCCGCGCCGTGGCAGGCCGAGGCGAAGCTGAGGCGCACCGCCGCCTCGTTCCCCGCCAGCACCCAGGAGCTCCGGCCCATGTCGCCCGGCACCAGCACCGGCTGGCCGCTCTCCCGGTAGGCGGGGGGCAGCGCCGCGTG
It encodes the following:
- a CDS encoding archease — translated: MPSGWRWLEHTADVGLEVEAGDLPSLFAALGEATLALLLERPPHRPRRGRGERALQLEAPDLEGLVVRWVDELLYLVQTRSFVPARWRLEVTPGEGEAPWRLAARLEGVPLEPGRMGFRGEVKAATRHRLLAGREAPDGRWRVRLYLDV